A part of Rattus rattus isolate New Zealand chromosome 6, Rrattus_CSIRO_v1, whole genome shotgun sequence genomic DNA contains:
- the LOC116904055 gene encoding cystic fibrosis transmembrane conductance regulator-like yields MQKSPLEKASFISKLFFSWTTPILRKGYRHHLELSDIYQAPSSDSADHLSEELEREWDREQASKKKPQLIHALRRCFVWRFVFYGVLLYLGEVTKAVQPVLLGRIIASYDPDNTEERSIAIYLGIGLCLLFIVRTLLLHPATFGLHRIGMQMRIAMFSLIYKKTLKLSSRVLDKISIGQLISLLSNNLNKFDEGLALAHFIWIAPLQVILLMGLLWDLLQFSAFCGLGLLIILVIFQAILGKMMAKYR; encoded by the exons CTGGACCACACCAATTTTGAGAAAAGGGTACAGACACCACTTGGAGCTGTCAGACATATACCAAGCCCCTTCTTCTGATTCAGCTGACCACCTGTCTGAAGAGCTAGAAAG aGAATGGGACAGGGAACAAGCTTCCAAAAAGAAGCCCCAGCTTATCCACGCCCTCCGGCGATGCTTTGTCTGGAGATTCGTCTTCTATGGAGTCTTGTTATACCTCGGG GAAGTCACCAAGGCTGTCCAGCCTGTCTTGCTAGGAAGAATCATAGCATCCTATGATCCAGACAACACGGAGGAGCGTTCCATTGCCATTTACCTAGGCATAGGCTTATGCCTCCTCTTCATTGTCAGGACACTGCTTCTGCACCCAGCTACTTTTGGCCTTCATCGCATTGGAATGCAGATGAGAATAGCCATGTTTAGCTTGATTTATAAGAAG actttaaAGTTGTCAAGTCGTGTTCTTGATAAAATAAGTATTGGACAACTTATTAGTCTTCTTTCCAACAACCTGAACAAATTTGATGAA ggacTTGCCTTGGCACATTTTATATGGATTGCTCCTTTACAAGTGATTCTTCTGATGGGGCTTCTCTGGGACTTGTTACAGTTCTCAGCCTTCTGTGGCCTTGGTTTACTGATAATCTTGGTTATTTTTCAAGCTATCTTAGGGAAGATGATGGCGAAGTACAGGTAG